In the Leptospira sp. WS4.C2 genome, one interval contains:
- a CDS encoding M23 family metallopeptidase: MNLRKPQKRNWWANNLFLTFLFTTCLSLLGTGCASKGYSYQGNPLFGWMESSGEVRTTDPYPILKRYPSFQATDFEFPVGGKYAEGFYLAQKFGAENGKFGGRKHLGEDWNSVTGGDSDFAAPVYAFGNGVVSEIADYGGGWGKVVRIVHHHNVGNGDFWFLETVYAHLHTIDVEPGQLVKKTEWIGTIGDAGGNYPAHLHFELRSIIGAPLGGGYALKTEGFLPPTRWLMQYGPKDKSFSEDSFLYLIEKGGTL; this comes from the coding sequence ATGAATCTTCGAAAACCTCAAAAAAGAAATTGGTGGGCAAATAACCTTTTTCTTACTTTTCTTTTCACAACCTGTCTTTCTCTCCTTGGGACAGGTTGTGCCTCCAAAGGTTACTCCTACCAGGGAAACCCACTTTTCGGATGGATGGAATCTTCTGGAGAAGTTCGAACCACAGACCCTTATCCCATTCTAAAACGCTATCCTTCCTTCCAGGCCACAGATTTTGAATTCCCTGTAGGGGGAAAGTATGCGGAAGGATTCTATTTAGCTCAAAAATTTGGGGCAGAAAATGGAAAGTTCGGTGGCCGTAAACACCTGGGAGAAGATTGGAATTCCGTCACTGGTGGGGATAGTGACTTTGCGGCTCCTGTCTATGCGTTTGGAAATGGTGTGGTTTCAGAAATCGCTGACTACGGTGGGGGTTGGGGAAAGGTAGTTCGCATTGTGCACCATCATAATGTAGGCAATGGAGATTTTTGGTTTTTAGAAACCGTTTATGCCCACCTCCACACGATTGATGTGGAACCTGGACAGTTGGTGAAAAAAACGGAATGGATTGGAACCATTGGGGATGCCGGTGGTAATTATCCGGCACATTTGCATTTCGAACTTCGTTCGATCATTGGTGCACCGTTAGGTGGGGGATATGCTTTAAAAACAGAAGGTTTTTTGCCACCGACAAGGTGGCTGATGCAGTATGGACCCAAAGACAAATCCTTTTCTGAGGACAGTTTTTTGTATCTCATCGAAAAGGGAGGAACTCTCTAA